A DNA window from Marispirochaeta aestuarii contains the following coding sequences:
- a CDS encoding multicopper oxidase family protein, producing MKWRWLILFLLTFFSLEAEPGEALIVPPLREGRLRSDGVREYTVTASEGELEFFSGIPVPTMGYDGDYLGPTLHLRQGERVSIRVRNSLRETTTVHWHGAYLPAEADGGPRQPIGPGETWIAEFTVNQPAASLWYHPHRMGTTAEQVYRGLAGMMIVTDPSGPAGLPDEYGIDDIPLVLQERRFSRDGGFRYEPRMPDIIHGYGGNVLLTNGGIEPVFRAQTRLLRLRLLNGSNSTILRLSLPEGPEFIQIASDGGLLSRPVPLKTLVLSPGERAEVILDLREQQGRNTVLQAESSFGAVYTALLVNPGDELRNNGELPSRLASLPAAEIPRAAGRRSFVMSTMGPGGSLTINGRRMDMARVDERVAAMSTEVWEVSTAGMMMNTPHNFHVHGLQFRIIDINGDPPPPELSGFKDTVLLWPGDRVRLLMEFGEYPGIYMYHCHLLEHEDAGMMGQYEVLD from the coding sequence GTGAAATGGCGATGGCTCATTCTGTTCCTGTTGACCTTCTTTTCCCTGGAGGCTGAACCGGGGGAGGCGCTGATTGTTCCTCCCCTCCGTGAGGGACGTCTTCGCAGCGACGGAGTCAGGGAATATACTGTTACGGCATCTGAAGGGGAGCTGGAGTTTTTCTCCGGTATTCCTGTTCCCACCATGGGGTATGACGGCGATTATCTCGGTCCCACCCTTCATCTCAGACAGGGGGAGAGGGTTTCGATCCGCGTACGAAACAGCCTGAGGGAAACGACCACCGTCCACTGGCACGGTGCTTATCTTCCCGCTGAAGCGGACGGCGGACCCCGACAGCCGATTGGACCGGGGGAAACCTGGATAGCCGAGTTTACCGTAAACCAGCCTGCGGCCAGCCTCTGGTATCATCCTCATCGCATGGGGACTACGGCCGAACAGGTCTACCGGGGACTGGCGGGGATGATGATTGTAACTGATCCATCGGGCCCTGCAGGTCTTCCGGATGAGTACGGGATCGATGATATCCCCCTGGTACTGCAGGAGCGGCGTTTCAGCAGGGACGGCGGCTTTCGCTACGAACCGCGTATGCCGGATATAATACACGGGTACGGCGGCAACGTTCTGCTGACAAACGGAGGGATTGAACCGGTTTTCAGGGCCCAAACCCGCCTGCTCCGCCTGAGGCTGTTGAACGGCAGCAACTCCACCATACTGCGACTGAGTCTTCCCGAAGGTCCCGAGTTCATCCAGATTGCTTCCGACGGAGGGCTTCTTTCCAGACCTGTGCCCTTGAAAACCCTGGTTCTTTCTCCCGGAGAGCGGGCGGAAGTGATCCTCGACCTCAGGGAGCAGCAGGGGCGGAATACAGTCCTGCAGGCGGAGTCCTCCTTTGGGGCAGTTTATACTGCCCTGCTTGTGAATCCCGGCGATGAACTGCGGAATAATGGAGAGCTTCCTTCCCGGCTCGCGTCACTGCCGGCGGCGGAGATTCCCCGGGCTGCGGGGAGGCGCTCCTTCGTAATGTCCACCATGGGACCCGGTGGGAGCCTTACAATAAACGGCCGGAGAATGGACATGGCCCGGGTGGATGAACGGGTTGCCGCCATGAGTACCGAGGTGTGGGAGGTCAGCACCGCCGGAATGATGATGAACACCCCTCACAATTTTCATGTACATGGGCTTCAGTTCAGGATTATCGATATAAACGGAGATCCGCCGCCTCCGGAACTGTCGGGATTCAAGGATACGGTGCTGCTCTGGCCGGGGGACCGGGTCCGGCTTCTCATGGAGTTCGGCGAATATCCGGGGATTTACATGTACCATTGTCATCTGCTGGAACATGAAGATGCCGGAATGATGGGCCAGTACGAAGTGCTGGATTAA
- a CDS encoding metal ABC transporter ATP-binding protein, with the protein MSKPEPCCVIHARNISFAYDDKPVLKDVSFQVQAGEMVTIVGPNGGGKSTLLKILLGILEPRSGSLEILGKPSREALHLIGYVPQYARFDERFPITVEEVVLSGRIKPRFGFYSAGDRSHAREAMERVGMEDLAKNSFSALSGGQRQRVLIARALVGDPRILLLDEPTANVDAFMSERFIQLVSELAKERTVLLVTHDTGYVSGITDRVFCVNRGLEEHPAEDAGADLVHASYGQSVRAVRHDIKLPHPGEEAQR; encoded by the coding sequence GTGAGCAAACCCGAACCCTGCTGTGTTATCCATGCCCGGAACATCTCCTTTGCCTACGATGACAAGCCGGTCCTCAAGGATGTCAGTTTCCAGGTACAGGCGGGCGAAATGGTGACCATTGTGGGTCCCAACGGAGGGGGAAAAAGCACCCTGCTGAAAATCCTCCTGGGTATCCTTGAACCCCGGAGCGGCAGCCTGGAAATCCTCGGAAAACCCTCCAGGGAAGCCCTTCACCTGATCGGGTATGTTCCCCAGTACGCCCGCTTCGACGAGCGTTTTCCCATAACCGTGGAGGAGGTCGTCTTAAGCGGGCGCATAAAGCCCCGCTTCGGCTTCTATTCCGCCGGAGACCGCAGCCATGCCCGGGAGGCCATGGAACGGGTAGGCATGGAGGATCTGGCTAAAAACTCCTTCTCCGCCCTCTCCGGGGGGCAGCGCCAGCGGGTGCTGATCGCCCGGGCCCTTGTGGGGGACCCCCGCATTCTGCTTCTTGACGAACCCACCGCCAACGTGGACGCCTTTATGAGCGAGCGTTTTATTCAGCTGGTTTCGGAGCTGGCAAAGGAGCGGACCGTGCTGCTGGTGACCCACGATACGGGCTATGTTTCCGGGATTACTGACCGGGTCTTCTGTGTGAACCGGGGACTTGAGGAGCATCCCGCCGAAGATGCCGGGGCCGATCTGGTGCATGCCTCCTACGGCCAGTCCGTAAGGGCTGTCCGTCACGATATTAAACTTCCCCACCCCGGCGAGGAGGCACAGCGGTGA
- a CDS encoding metal ABC transporter permease, protein MSAFIEALTNPSMPFIRYALIAGLLSSAAFGMVGSFVVVRRISYIAGAVSHAALAGLGGSLYLKVVHEISWVSPLFGATVAALLSAWIIALVNLYAAEREDTIIGAIWAVGMAIGLLFIAKTPGYMDPMSYLFGNILLIGKGDLLLIMVLNLLVVVMVLLFYPQLQAVCFDEPYARTRNVPTGFFMILLVTLTAVTVVLMVSTVGIVMVIAMLTLPAATAGLFARRLSGMMLYGGIICAVSNAAGLYSSYTLDVPTGAMTILVSGGIYVAALSLRSLLRRLRLQRGRSA, encoded by the coding sequence GTGAGCGCATTTATTGAAGCCCTTACCAATCCTTCCATGCCCTTTATCCGCTATGCCCTTATCGCAGGGCTCCTTTCCTCAGCGGCCTTCGGCATGGTGGGCTCTTTTGTAGTTGTCCGCAGAATCAGTTATATCGCCGGCGCCGTCAGCCATGCAGCCCTGGCCGGACTGGGGGGCTCCCTCTATTTGAAGGTGGTTCATGAAATTTCCTGGGTCTCTCCTCTTTTCGGGGCCACCGTGGCGGCCCTGCTCTCCGCCTGGATTATTGCCCTGGTGAACCTCTATGCAGCGGAGCGGGAGGATACCATAATTGGAGCCATCTGGGCGGTGGGCATGGCCATCGGTCTCCTCTTCATTGCAAAGACCCCGGGGTACATGGACCCCATGAGTTACCTGTTCGGAAACATACTGCTGATAGGGAAGGGGGACCTGCTGCTCATTATGGTCCTCAATCTGCTGGTGGTAGTCATGGTTCTGCTCTTTTACCCCCAGCTTCAGGCGGTCTGTTTTGACGAACCCTATGCCAGAACCAGAAACGTACCCACCGGGTTCTTCATGATCCTTCTGGTAACCCTGACCGCAGTAACTGTGGTGCTCATGGTATCAACCGTGGGGATCGTCATGGTTATAGCCATGCTGACCCTGCCTGCGGCCACCGCGGGTCTTTTTGCCCGGCGGCTGTCGGGAATGATGCTGTATGGAGGGATTATCTGCGCGGTCTCCAATGCGGCAGGGCTCTACAGCAGCTACACCCTGGATGTCCCTACCGGTGCCATGACCATCCTGGTAAGCGGCGGAATCTATGTAGCGGCCCTGAGCCTCCGCAGTCTTCTCCGGAGATTGCGTCTGCAGAGGGGAAGATCCGCCTGA
- a CDS encoding metal ABC transporter solute-binding protein, Zn/Mn family, with translation MNRLFRVLVLVISSVTLLSAGGQKDAPSSERGRINVFVSILPQKYFAESIGGENVDVSVMVPPGKSPATYEPSPRQMVSLGKADLFFTIGVSFEKAFLERVSSTLTSLRIVATDRGITKRYLEAHGHDDDHGDEHGEEKGEPDPHIWMDPLLVKEQGAVMRDALIELDPGKADAYREGYRKFAADLDSLHEELEEILAPAKGSLLFVYHPAFGYFADRYGLRQEAIETGGKEPSPALLEQVVMEAREEKVKVIFVQPEFPEKSARAVADAIDGAVVPVAPLAEDYMETLRSLAREVAQGVSR, from the coding sequence ATGAACCGTTTATTCAGAGTTCTTGTGCTTGTAATTTCTTCAGTGACCCTTCTGTCCGCCGGCGGCCAGAAGGACGCTCCTTCTTCAGAGAGGGGGAGGATCAATGTTTTTGTCTCAATCCTGCCCCAAAAGTATTTTGCAGAGAGTATAGGCGGCGAAAATGTGGATGTCTCGGTCATGGTGCCCCCGGGAAAGAGCCCTGCAACCTACGAACCTTCTCCCCGGCAGATGGTCTCCCTGGGAAAGGCCGACCTCTTTTTTACTATAGGTGTCTCCTTCGAGAAAGCCTTTCTGGAGAGGGTCTCATCGACCCTTACGTCCCTGCGGATAGTGGCCACCGACCGGGGAATTACCAAGCGTTACCTCGAGGCCCATGGCCATGATGATGACCATGGGGACGAACACGGGGAGGAGAAAGGTGAACCCGATCCCCATATCTGGATGGATCCGCTGCTTGTCAAAGAGCAGGGGGCTGTCATGAGGGACGCGCTTATTGAACTGGATCCCGGGAAAGCTGACGCGTATCGTGAGGGGTACCGGAAGTTCGCCGCCGATCTGGACAGTCTCCACGAAGAGCTTGAGGAAATCCTCGCTCCCGCAAAGGGAAGCCTCCTCTTTGTTTATCATCCTGCCTTCGGCTATTTTGCCGACCGTTACGGACTGCGCCAGGAAGCCATCGAAACCGGAGGAAAGGAACCGAGCCCCGCTCTTCTGGAACAGGTTGTAATGGAGGCGCGGGAAGAGAAGGTGAAGGTGATCTTTGTCCAGCCGGAATTTCCGGAAAAGAGCGCCCGGGCCGTAGCCGACGCCATTGACGGTGCTGTCGTACCTGTCGCTCCCCTGGCGGAGGACTATATGGAAACCCTGCGGTCCCTGGCCAGGGAAGTAGCACAGGGGGTCTCCCGGTGA